Proteins encoded by one window of Colletes latitarsis isolate SP2378_abdomen chromosome 5, iyColLati1, whole genome shotgun sequence:
- the LOC143342017 gene encoding uncharacterized protein LOC143342017 → MDHQEQELYEQAAQLRSMEEYNLWEHRFGDYLDSLEERSRIKRLRLSIGEKQSLIARIARLESLKDSTRNRFVHAGAGHSARLRWHEIDTAFVNRILTGAVINSNHIEPRNFLEDARDIVVDHVRNILLKHDSVKINTILNGEFVVGNKCANKSVNTKNCELFRLSDLREWYDLRVIEPILASLDEFQERDSGWALSRILNLIVNVNKYMPMHAGCAVQLPREVRLKKAVINVCSTDNACFAWSVVAALYPAESHVSLASSYPHYTTVLNIQDIEFLMILNQIKKFEHINNISINVYTIENKKVLPIRVTDKKMERHVNLLYLEGANDVGHFTWIKNLSRLVCTQLSKHNGRKYFCDRHIQPVAQVHFTS, encoded by the coding sequence atggatcatcaagagcaggagctgtacgagcaagccgctcaattaaggtcgatggaagaatacaatttatgggaacatcgaTTTGGCGATTATCTTGATTCGTTGGAGGAACGAAGCCGAATCAAGAGACTGCGACTCTcaatcggtgaaaaacaatcattgattgctcgtatcgctagattagaaagtctaaaagattcgacacgtaatcgatttgtacatgcgggtgctggacatagtgcaagactcagatggcatgaaattgatacggctttcgttaaccgtatattgaccggtgcagtgataaattctaaccacatagaacctcgcaattttctcgaagatgcgagggatattgtagtcgatcatgtgcgaaacattctgctgaaacatgatagtgtaaaaataaatactatacttaatggtgaatttgttgttggtaacaaatgtgcaaacaaaagtgttaacacgaaaaatTGTGAACTTTTTCGCTTGTCTGACCTACGCGAATGGTATGATTTACGTGTCATCGAACCCATTCTAGCATCCTTAGACGAATTTCAGGAACGTGATAGTGGGTGGGCGCTGTCGCGgatactgaatttaattgttaatgtaaataaatatatgccaatgcatgcaggatgtgccgtacaattaccgcgagaggtacgactaaagaaagcagtaatcaatgtatgctcgacggacaatgcatgttttgcgtggtcggtggtggccgctctgtatccagccgaaagtcacgtatctctcgcatcgtcatatcctcattatacaacagtgttgaatatccaggatattgaatttcTAATGAtattgaaccaaattaaaaagtttgaacatatcaacaacatctccatcaatgtctataccattgagaataagaaGGTGTTACCGATACGAGTCACTGATAAGAAGATGGAAAGACATGTCAATTTGCtgtatttagaaggagcaaacgacgtgggacatttcacatggattaagaacttatctcgcctcgtatgcacacaattgagtaaacataatggcaggaaatacttttgtgatag